One genomic window of Medicago truncatula cultivar Jemalong A17 chromosome 1, MtrunA17r5.0-ANR, whole genome shotgun sequence includes the following:
- the LOC11411674 gene encoding vacuole membrane protein KMS1: protein MGSGEIASSSGNTNVSSSGLIEKHQLELDNLTLTTQPFKTLKFFTLAIIQYLKKTATYLLAKGGLLMLLSVVVGALGIMLITVEGPHEKHFEELLKYFRFGLWWITLGIASSIGLGSGLHTFVLYLGPHIAFFTIKAMQCGRVDLKSAPYDTIQLDRGPTWLDMDCSQFGPPMFQSDHGSQIPLSIILIQVQLEAVLWGMGTAIGELPPYFISRAARLSGSKLDAMEELDTENEGIITTYLNRIKRWFLSHCHHLNFLTILALASVPNPLFDLAGIMCGQFGVPFWKFFLATFIGKALIKTHIQTVFIISVCNNQLLNWIENEFIWVLGHIPAFASILPSVIANLHAVKDKYLKAPHQVSPKIKGTRWDFSIASIWNTVVWLMLMNFFVKIVNSTAQSYLKKQQEIELAASNISTSTD, encoded by the exons ATGGGTTCTGGAGAAATAGCTTCTTCATCTGGAAACACTAACGTTTCTAGCTCAG GGCTTATTGAAAAGCACCAATTGGAGCTAGACAATTTGACACTAACCACACAACCCTTCAAAACACTAAAATTCTTCACATTAGCTATTATTCAATACTTGAAGAAAACAGCAACATATTTGTTGGCCAAAGGTGGATTGCTTATGCTTCTCAGTGTTGTGGTAGGGGCCCTTGGCATAATGCTGATTACGGTTGAAGGTCCTCATGAAAAG CATTTTGAGGAGCTACTTAAATATTTCCGTTTTGGACTATGGTGGATAACCCTTGGGATTGCATCTTCAATCGGTCTTG GGTCTGGTTTGCATACTTTTGTTCTATACCTGGGTCCCCACATAGCATTCTTTACGATAAAAGCCATGCAGTGTGGCCGAGTTGATTTGAAGAGTGCTCCGTATGATACAATACAGTTAGATAGAGGTCCCACTTGGCTTGATATGGATTGCTCGCAATTCGGGCCACCGATGTTTCAGTCAGATCATGGTTCACAGATTCCACTAAGCATCATTTTGATTCAAGTTCAGTTGGAAGCTGTTTTATGGGGTATGGGGACAGCTATTGGGGAGCTTCCTCCTTACTTTATATCCAGGGCAG CACGCTTGTCTGGGAGCAAATTGGATGCAATGGAAGAGTTGGATACTGAAAATGAAGGAATCATCACAACCTACTTAAATCGCATCAAGCGTTGGTTCTTATCACATTGTCATCATTTGAATTTCCTTACCATTTTGGCGCTTGCTTCG GTACCAAATCCTCTGTTTGACCTTGCTGGTATCATGTGTGGACAATTTGGCGTTCCATTTTGGAAGTTCTTTCTTGCGACTTTCATTGGGAAGGCTCTTATTAAAACTCACATACAG ACGGTATTTATCATCTCAGTTTGCAATAATCAGCTTCTTAATTGGATAGAGAATGAATTTATCTGGGTTCTTGGTCATATACCTGCTTTTGCTTCTATTTTGCCTAGTGTGATTGCTAATCTCCATGCAGTTAAAGATAAGTATCTGAAAGCACCTCATCAAGTTTCCCCAAAAATAAAG GGGACAAGATGGGATTTCTCAATTGCTTCAATCTGGAACACTGTGGTGTGGCTTATGCTTATGAATTTCTTTGTGAAGATAGTGAATTCAACTGCTCAGAGTTATTTGAAGAAACAACAGGAGATAGAACTAGCTGCATCAAACATTTCTACCTCAACTGATTAG
- the LOC11415129 gene encoding protein TIME FOR COFFEE, with protein sequence MDRIREARRSTMAANGLTRRRHRTNSLRDSPDDDGGMEMQEPTRLRDRGSGKKERDRERERERERDRLGRNKRRRNDRLMHGVREDGGEDTSEESINDEEDDDDEDGGGGGGGGSVRMLPLNPSTLSSSSSLTNHHHRKSFPPAKVFRPTPPTTWKAADEMIGVSVPRKARSASTKRSHECWASSGGGIVPEQNHHRQPSSSPVRASAAPPSPSSSNASIRKKIKANGGGGGGGPKFRPPKSSSVTTKASSSVQDEIEIEIAEVLYGMMRQPQSQVAPSKQEMNDSIKMDSREINNNKSSASDSKSRISSPPQNSSSSATPVSAVVAPKRKRPRPVKHEDENPAIFGVRSSPVSSISKAESDHPSKMEACSSNSDKNNQGSVPEIPANLAPVQPSPPEPVKPESNTSSDAKVLTEESEKQKDVGLSKEVVPPVSPKKESSVLQAVDDVREDVKATKANLTISESENQLKEKFQIDLMAPPPSLRSSPERVVENNSVVEVEKVKHVMKEDQKSHKMDEVMVVEIEKVKAKAEENEFQRAPIVQKERGIDLQLELEKTDRVDSNGNGNHLNKKQHQNVQRHHHQLQQQTNLEKNVQSNSLPIPMNVPSWPGGLPSMGYMTPLQGVVSMDGTTMPSAAIPPPHLLFNQPRPKRCATHCHIAQKILYNQQIARMNPFWPAAAGSASLYGAKPGSNLSVVPVPSTELHSGNIHGRATNSTQDKGPSLAMFPGHIGKDKSSQPSNVDNSSRKPILLQQTLPSGAAPSNILHGPTFIFPLNQQQAAAAAAAASVRPGSVKSLPVTSNGPPSSTTNSAPPNTSGAGAAAPAPPTMSFTYPNMSGNETQYMAILQNNAYPFPIPAHVGGPPGYRGNPAQAFPFFNGSFYPSQMIHPSQIQSQQPPAQSQQSQQGHPNTTISTGSSSSQKHAQNQQQKANNASGSNGGGSGSLQGFPVTKNPQSQILQLQQQQHRQQLHNHHTSNAARQVESEMGCEDSPSTADSRHNRATMNIYGQNFAMPMQTPNFALMTTAMSGAGSNGNHSEKKQQQQHPGSKAGGETSPAFAMPFPSITGATALDLSSIAQNHSIMQSSHNFQLMATAQAASAQLKKSYHAAEEGKHVVNSSNLEEDRKAISGKIPTTGGQNIAFARSDVADPSMTSIACNNVIDSSGRSLNLGSASSRASASGMPSAINSNAAGSQQQMQRNQQILQLQKQNQFAAAAVAAARNKTPSTSNGSIYSDNLPSTSSISTKFPNAVSAFPQSLVQSSNTVVTQSSQWKNSARVTNTSLSPQTMASPPSSSVKNPPQQQARSQQGHTQISFAANPKSSTPQVQTASSTQSPSPPVMVGSPTNSSMSKNTGSPRTTNSTSTNNKTSQTSSLSSQQPKNSPTMPTRKSSPVGGRNVPSILSGPQITSSNTGSKSQLSQQQQKQQQQQHQQISKQNLQQAQMFFSNPYMHSQVTQSNSPTSTTSATTGPYYLQRRGPEQQMQRQGSGGTSSNGAAANNSKGSTLNTQGLLHPSQFGAMPPSGNHHQFVQAGFYNVQPVPTAVQVKPAEQKQPAGE encoded by the exons AAGAGATCGAGGGAGTGGGAAGAAGGAACGAGATCGTGAaagggaaagagaaagagaaagagatcGATTGGGAAGAAATAAAAGGAGGAGAAATGATAGGTTGATGCACGGTGTAAGAGAAGATGGTGGAGAAGATACTTCAGAAGAGAGTATTAacgatgaagaagatgatgatgatgaagacggaggtggtggtggtggtggtggttcagTTAGAATGCTTCCGTTGAATCCTTCaacactttcttcttcttcatctctaacaaatcatcatcatcgaaaaAGTTTCCCTCCGGCGAAAGTTTTTAGACCAACACCGCCGACGACGTGGAAAGCCGCTGATGAAATGATCGGAGTTTCCGTTCCTAGAAAAGCACGTTCAg CTTCAACGAAAAGGTCGCATGAATGTTGGGCTTCAAGTGGTGGTGGAATTGTACCGGAGCAAAATCACCACCGTCAGCCTTCATCTTCACCGGTGAGAGCTTCAGCAGCTCCACCTTCACCTTCATCTTCAAACGCTTCAATCAGAAAAAAGATA AAAGCGAATGgaggtggtggaggaggaggaCCAAAGTTTCGGCCACCGAAATCATCATCGGTGACGACGAAAGCATCTTCATCAGTTCAAGATGAGATCGAGATAGAGATTGCTGAAGTATTATACGGAATGATGAGACAGCCACAAAGTCAAGTTGCACCTTCAAAGCAAGAAATGAACGATTCAATTAAGATGGATTCCCgagaaattaataataataaatcttcTGCTAGTGATTCAAAGTCAAGAATTTCTTCACCGCCTCAAAATTCAAGTTCTTCTGCAACTCCAGTTTCAGCTGTTGTTG CACCAAAGAGGAAAAGACCGAGACCAGTGAAGCATGAGGATGAAAATCCAGCTATATTCGGTGTTCGTAGCAGTCCTGTTTCGTCGATTTCAAAGGCTGAGAGTGATCACCCTTCAAAAATGGAAGCTTGTTCATCAAATTCAGATAAGAATAATCAAGGATCTGTACCTGAAATTCCAGCTAATTTGGCTCCGGTGCAGCCATCGCCGCCGGAGCCAGTAAAACCAGAGAGCAACACTTCATCAGATGCTAAGGTTTTGACGGAGGAATCAGAGAAGCAAAAAGATGTTGGATTGAGTAAAGAGGTGGTACCTCCTGTGTCACCAAAGAAAGAATCTTCTGTGTTACAAGCAGTTGATGATGTTCGTGAAGATGTGAAAGCGACTAAAGC GAATCTAACAATATCTGAGAGTGAAAACCAGCTGAAAGAGAAGTTTCAGATAGATCTGATG GCGCCACCTCCATCTTTGAGATCTTCACCTGAAAGAGTTGTTGAGAATAATTCGGTGGTTGAGGTTGAAAAGGTGAAGCATGTTATGAAGGAGGATCAGAAATCACATAAAATGGATGAGGTGATGGTTGTGGAAATAGAGAAAGTGAAAGCAAAAGCTGAAGAAAATGAATTCCAAAGAGCTCCTATTGTGCAAAAAGAAAGAGGCATTGACTTGCAGCTTGAGTTAGAGAAAACGGATAGAGTGGATTCTAACGGCAATGGAAATCATCTTAACAAGAAGCAACATCAAAATGTTCAGAGACATCACCATCAATTGCAGCAGCAAACAAATTTAGAGAAAAATG TTCAATCCAATTCTTTGCCTATTCCAATGAATGTTCCAAGCTGGCCTGGTGGCCTTCCTTCCATGGG ATATATGACACCTCTACAAGGAGTTGTATCAATGGATGGGACTACTATGCCTTCTGCAGCTATACCG CCGCCTCATCTTCTTTTCAATCAACCCCGTCCCAAAAGGTGTGCAACCCATTGCCACATTGCTCAAAAGATATTGTATAACCAGCAAATTGCCAGGATGAATCCATTCTGGCCAGCAGCAGCAGGTTCTGCATCTTTGTATGGTGCTAAGCCCGGCAGCAATCTTAGTGTTGTACCCGTACCCTCTACAGAATTGCATAGTGGTAATATTCATGGCAGGGCAACAAACTCTACTCAAGACAAAGGGCCTAGCCTTGCCATGTTTCCTGGTCATATTGGGAAGGACAAGAGTTCTCAGCCTTCCAATGTGGATAATTCCTCAAGGAAACCAATTTTGCTTCAGCAAACTTTACCCTCAGGAGCAGCACCTAGTAATATATTg CATGGACCGACTTTCATCTTCCCCTTGAATCAGCAGCAAGCAGCTGCAGCTGCTGCGGCGGCATCTGTTCGACCTGGGTCTGTGAAGTCTTTGCCAGTTACAAGCAATGGACCACCATCCTCTACAACCAATTCAGCTCCACCAAATACGTCGGGTGCTGGGGCTGCTGCTCCTGCTCCCCCAACCATGAGTTTCACCTATCCAAATATGTCTGGCAATGAAACTCAATACATGGCCATCTTGCAGAATAATGCTTACCCATTTCCAATACCAGCGCATGTTGGTGGTCCACCTGGATATCGTGGAAATCCTGCTCAAGCTTTTCCCTTCTTCAATGGTTCTTTTTATCCTTCTCAAATGATACATCCTTCACAGATTCAATCACAGCAACCTCCTGCTCAGTCACAGCAGAGCCAACAGGGTCATCCAAATACCACTATCTCCACTGGATCCTCTTCTTCCCAAAAGCATGCTCAAAATCAGCAACAAAAGGCTAATAATGCTAGTGGATCCAATGGTGGTGGTAGTGGAAGCCTACAAGGTTTTCCTGTCACAAAAAACCCGCAATCGCAGATTCTACAGTTGCAACAACAACAGCACAGGCAGCAGTTGCACAATCACCACACTTCAAACGCAGCCCGTCAAGTTGAGTCTGAGATGGGATGTGAAGATAGTCCATCTACTGCTGACAGTCGTCATAATCGTGCCACAATGAATATTTATGGCCAGAATTTTGCAATGCCAATGCAGACACCAAACTTTGCCTTGATGACAACTGCAATGAGTGGTGCAGGTTCTAATGGTAATCACAGTGAAAAGAAGCAACAGCAACAGCACCCTGGTTCAAAGGCTGGAGGTGAAACTTCTCCGGCATTTGCCATGCCATTTCCATCTATCACTGGAGCAACTGCACTTGACCTCTCATCAATTGCACAGAATCATTCAATTATGCAGAGCAGTCATAACTTTCAGCTAATGGCAACTGCACAAGCTGCGAGTGCTCAGCTTAAGAAGAGTTACCATGCAGCTGAAGAAGGAAAACATGTAGTTAATTCATCTAATCTTGAAGAAGACAGAAAAGCCATATCCGGAAAAATTCCAACAACAGGGGGACAAAACATTGCTTTTGCCAGGTCAGATGTGGCTGATCCCTCAATGACGTCAATTGCTTGCAACAATGTCATTGATAGCTCAGGTCGAAGTCTCAACCTTGGTTCTGCTTCTTCCCGGGCTTCTGCTTCTGGTATGCCTTCCGCCATCAACTCCAATGCAGCTGGTTCTCAGCAACAGATGCAGCGAAATCAGCAAATTCTACAACTTCAAAAGCAGAATCAATTTGCAGCTGCAGCTGTGGCCGCGGCTCGAAATAAGACACCATCGACAAGTAATGGCAGTATCTACTCTGATAATCTTCCTTCTACATCTTCAATATCCACCAAGTTTCCCAATGCTGTATCTGCATTTCCTCAAAGCCTAGTACAGAGCAGCAACACAGTTGTTACTCAGTCATCTCAGTGGAAGAATTCAGCAAGGGTAACCAACACTTCTCTGTCACCTCAGACTATGGCTTCACCACCGTCATCGTCAGTTAAAAATCCCCCACAGCAGCAAGCTCGTTCCCAACAGGGCCACACACAAATATCTTTTGCAGCAAATCCAAAATCATCCACACCACAAGTGCAGACCGCAAGCTCCACCCAGTCACCATCTCCTCCAGTTATGGTTGGCTCACCAACAAATTCATCCATGTCCAAAAACACTGGCAGCCCAAGGAcaacaaattcaacatcaacaaataACAAAACTAGCCAAACTAGTTCCCTCTCCTCTCAGCAACCCAAAAACTCTCCTACTATGCCAACCCGTAAATCCTCACCTGTTGGTGGGAGGAATGTGCCTTCAATCCTCAGTGGCCCTCAGATAACTTCTTCCAACACTGGGAGTAAATCTCAATTGTCACAACAGCAACAAaaacaacagcagcaacaacatcaacaaatatCAAAGCAGAACTTACAACAGGCCCAAATGTTCTTCTCAAATCCTTACATGCACTCCCAAGTCACACAATCCAATAGCCCCACCTCCACCACCTCAGCTACAACTGGACCGTATTATCTTCAACGGCGTGGCCCTGAGCAGCAAATGCAACGGCAGGGCTCTGGTGGCACATCCTCAAATGGTGCAGCTGCAAACAATTCAAAAGGCAGCACCTTGAACACACAGGGTCTTCTGCATCCTTCCCAGTTCGGTGCGATGCCTCCTTCTGGGAACCACCATCAATTTGTTCAAGCTGGCTTCTATAATGTTCAACCAGTGCCTACAGCAGTTCAAGTGAAGCCAGCAGAGCAGAAACAACCAGCGGGTGAGTAG